The Streptomyces seoulensis genome contains a region encoding:
- the hydA gene encoding dihydropyrimidinase: protein MGTRTLIRNGLVITASDEIHADVLIEDGRIAALAASGTPAAEAFTADRTIDATGKYVIPGGVDGHTHMEMPFGGTYAADTFETGTRAAAWGGTTTIVDFAIQSVGSTLREGLDAWHQKAEGNCAIDYGFHMIVSDVNQETLKEMDLLVEEGVTSFKQFMAYPGVFYSDDGQILRAMQRAAENGGLIMMHAENGIAIDVLVEQALARGETDPRYHGEVRKALLEAEATHRAIKLAQVAGAPLYVVHVSAQEAVAELTRARDEGLNVFGETCPQYLFLSTDNLAEPDFEGAKYVCSTPLRPKDHQAALWRGLRTNDLQVVSTDHCPFCFSGQKELGRGDFSKIPNGMPGVENRMDLLHQAVVDGHISRRRWIEIACATPARMFGMYPKKGTIAPGADADVVIYDPHAEQVISAETHHMNVDYSAYEGKRITGRVETVLSRGVPVITDREYTGHAGHGAYTPRSTCQYLN, encoded by the coding sequence ATGGGCACCCGTACCCTCATCCGCAACGGTCTCGTCATCACCGCCTCCGACGAGATCCACGCCGACGTACTGATCGAGGACGGCCGTATCGCCGCCCTCGCCGCCTCCGGCACCCCCGCCGCCGAGGCGTTCACCGCGGACCGGACCATCGACGCGACCGGGAAGTACGTCATCCCGGGCGGAGTCGACGGCCACACCCACATGGAGATGCCGTTCGGCGGCACCTACGCCGCCGACACCTTCGAGACCGGCACCCGCGCGGCAGCCTGGGGCGGCACCACCACCATCGTGGACTTCGCCATCCAGAGCGTCGGCAGCACCCTGCGCGAGGGACTGGACGCCTGGCACCAGAAGGCCGAGGGCAACTGCGCCATCGACTACGGCTTCCACATGATCGTCTCCGATGTGAACCAGGAGACGCTCAAGGAGATGGACCTGCTGGTCGAGGAGGGCGTGACCTCGTTCAAGCAGTTCATGGCCTATCCGGGGGTCTTCTACTCCGACGACGGCCAGATCCTGCGGGCCATGCAGAGGGCCGCCGAGAACGGCGGGCTGATCATGATGCACGCCGAGAACGGCATCGCCATCGACGTCCTGGTCGAGCAGGCCCTCGCACGCGGCGAGACCGACCCCCGCTACCACGGAGAGGTCCGCAAGGCCCTGCTGGAGGCCGAGGCCACCCACCGCGCGATCAAACTGGCCCAGGTCGCCGGCGCGCCGCTGTACGTCGTGCACGTCTCGGCGCAGGAGGCGGTGGCCGAGCTGACGCGGGCCCGCGACGAGGGTCTGAACGTCTTCGGCGAGACCTGCCCGCAGTACCTGTTCCTGTCCACCGACAACCTCGCCGAGCCGGACTTCGAGGGCGCCAAGTACGTGTGCAGCACCCCGCTGCGGCCCAAGGACCACCAGGCCGCACTCTGGCGGGGCCTGCGCACCAACGACCTCCAGGTGGTCTCCACCGACCACTGCCCGTTCTGCTTCTCCGGCCAGAAGGAGCTGGGCCGCGGCGACTTCTCCAAGATCCCCAACGGGATGCCGGGTGTGGAGAACCGCATGGACCTCCTCCACCAGGCCGTGGTCGACGGCCACATCTCGCGCCGCCGCTGGATCGAGATCGCCTGCGCCACCCCGGCCCGCATGTTCGGTATGTACCCGAAGAAGGGCACCATCGCGCCCGGCGCCGACGCCGACGTGGTGATCTACGACCCGCACGCCGAGCAGGTGATCTCGGCCGAGACGCACCACATGAACGTCGACTACTCGGCGTACGAGGGCAAGCGGATCACCGGCCGGGTCGAGACGGTCCTCTCGCGCGGCGTCCCCGTGATCACCGACCGGGAGTACACCGGCCACGCCGGGCACGGCGCCTACACCCCCCGCTCCACCTGTCAGTACCTCAACTAG
- a CDS encoding nitrilase-related carbon-nitrogen hydrolase, which produces MSRVIRAALFQTAWTGDKESMIQVHEQAARDAAAQGAQVLCFQELFYGPYFCQVQDKAFYEYAEQIPEGPTVRRFQALAKELGIVLVLPMYEEEQPGVLYNTAAVIDADGSYLGKYRKTHIPQVQGFWEKFYFRPGNSGWPVFDTAVGRIGVYICYDRHFPEGWRALGLAGAEIVFNPSATSRGLSRYLWQLEQPAAAVANEYFVGAINRVGVEDLGDNDFYGTTYFVDPEAQFVGEVASDKETELVVRDLDMAKLREVRDRWQFYRDREPGTYGPLTAP; this is translated from the coding sequence ATGAGCCGAGTGATCCGCGCCGCCCTCTTCCAGACGGCCTGGACGGGCGACAAGGAATCCATGATCCAGGTGCACGAGCAGGCGGCCCGCGACGCCGCCGCCCAGGGCGCCCAGGTCCTCTGCTTCCAGGAGCTGTTCTACGGCCCCTACTTCTGCCAGGTGCAGGACAAGGCGTTCTACGAGTACGCCGAGCAGATCCCCGAGGGCCCCACCGTCCGCCGCTTCCAGGCGCTGGCGAAGGAACTGGGCATCGTCCTGGTGCTGCCCATGTACGAGGAGGAGCAGCCCGGCGTCCTCTACAACACCGCCGCCGTGATCGACGCGGACGGCTCCTACCTCGGCAAGTACCGCAAGACCCACATCCCCCAGGTCCAGGGATTCTGGGAGAAGTTCTACTTCCGTCCCGGCAACAGCGGCTGGCCCGTCTTCGACACCGCCGTCGGCCGGATCGGCGTCTACATCTGCTACGACCGCCACTTCCCGGAAGGCTGGCGGGCGTTGGGCCTGGCCGGAGCCGAGATCGTCTTCAACCCCTCGGCCACCTCGCGCGGACTCTCCCGCTACCTCTGGCAGTTGGAGCAGCCGGCGGCGGCCGTCGCCAACGAGTACTTCGTCGGCGCCATCAACCGGGTCGGCGTGGAGGACCTGGGCGACAACGACTTCTACGGCACCACGTACTTCGTGGACCCGGAGGCCCAGTTCGTCGGCGAGGTCGCGAGCGACAAGGAGACCGAACTCGTCGTACGCGACCTCGACATGGCGAAGCTGCGCGAGGTCCGCGACCGCTGGCAGTTCTACCGCGACCGCGAGCCGGGCACGTACGGCCCGCTGACGGCGCCGTAA
- a CDS encoding PucR family transcriptional regulator, with translation MTTTSEFRHASRPEEPALSVRQVLTLERVLAGEPEVVAGAGGLDRAVRWVHVAEAADVGVMLSGGEMVLTTGVLLAGDEAKQTAYIQSLHRAEAAAVVLGLGRAFPTPPEVMRRAAERCGLPLVVLHRPFPFAELTEEVQSRLVRRKFAAVSLSEAVRTGLTALITSGAPLQRLLDEVAQHSGCPVVLTNLAHRVLATAGERPAVDDVLRDWERIARQAGGSEGDGWVRAELGGRGERWGRLLLCGYRGDTATGRLLADRAAEALVLHRMLGAGSGRTWEEQSAHGLLTDLAAGTVPARHLLPRARAAGLPVNRRTFVPLVVPGAEPARLERVLRTLGLTGLVAELADGATAVLLSLARDQDAEALTARLAARLRTPEHPDTVIAAADPRTCWDDVPAGLREARHVADAVAGAALDPPAVVRLRDVHLRGLVRLLRDDPQVQSFAERELDGLLCGGGRELLDVLRTYLATGRNKSRTAQLHHVSRPALYRRLEAIQTRLGIDLDDFEQAASVHIALLAHDAQQG, from the coding sequence ATGACCACCACCTCGGAGTTCCGGCACGCCTCCCGGCCGGAGGAACCGGCCCTGTCCGTCCGGCAGGTGCTCACGCTGGAACGGGTGCTCGCCGGGGAGCCCGAGGTGGTGGCCGGGGCCGGCGGGCTCGACCGGGCCGTGCGCTGGGTGCACGTGGCCGAGGCCGCCGACGTGGGCGTGATGCTCAGCGGCGGCGAGATGGTGCTCACCACCGGGGTGCTGCTCGCCGGGGACGAGGCCAAGCAGACCGCGTACATCCAGTCGCTGCACCGGGCGGAGGCCGCCGCCGTCGTCCTCGGGCTCGGCCGCGCCTTCCCCACACCGCCCGAGGTGATGCGCCGGGCCGCCGAGCGGTGCGGGCTGCCGCTGGTCGTCCTGCACCGGCCCTTCCCCTTCGCCGAACTCACCGAAGAGGTCCAGTCCCGGCTGGTACGGCGGAAGTTCGCCGCCGTCAGCCTCTCCGAGGCCGTCCGCACCGGCCTCACCGCGCTGATCACCTCCGGCGCCCCGCTGCAGCGTCTCCTGGACGAGGTCGCCCAGCACAGCGGCTGTCCGGTCGTCCTCACCAACCTCGCCCACCGCGTCCTCGCCACGGCGGGGGAGCGGCCTGCCGTGGACGACGTGCTGCGCGACTGGGAGCGCATCGCCCGGCAGGCCGGGGGCAGCGAGGGCGACGGCTGGGTCCGCGCCGAGCTGGGCGGCCGCGGGGAGCGCTGGGGCAGGCTGCTGCTGTGCGGCTACCGGGGCGACACGGCCACCGGGCGCCTCCTGGCCGACCGGGCCGCCGAGGCGCTGGTGCTGCACCGGATGCTCGGCGCCGGCTCCGGCCGGACCTGGGAGGAGCAGTCCGCGCACGGGCTGCTGACCGACCTCGCCGCCGGGACCGTACCCGCCCGCCATCTGCTGCCCAGGGCGCGCGCGGCCGGACTCCCCGTCAACCGGCGCACGTTCGTGCCGCTCGTCGTGCCGGGCGCCGAACCTGCCCGGCTGGAGCGGGTGTTGCGCACCCTGGGGCTGACCGGGCTGGTCGCGGAGCTGGCCGACGGCGCCACCGCCGTACTGCTCAGCCTCGCCCGCGACCAGGACGCGGAAGCGCTCACCGCGCGCCTGGCCGCGCGGCTGCGCACCCCCGAGCATCCGGACACGGTGATCGCCGCCGCCGACCCCCGTACCTGCTGGGACGACGTGCCCGCCGGACTGCGCGAGGCCCGGCACGTCGCGGACGCCGTCGCCGGGGCCGCCCTCGACCCGCCGGCCGTGGTCCGGCTGCGGGACGTGCACCTGCGCGGGCTGGTCCGGCTGCTGCGCGACGACCCGCAGGTGCAGTCCTTCGCCGAACGCGAGCTGGACGGCCTGCTGTGCGGCGGCGGCCGTGAGCTGCTGGACGTGCTGCGCACCTATCTGGCGACCGGCCGCAACAAGTCCCGCACCGCCCAGCTCCACCACGTCTCCCGGCCCGCCCTGTACCGCCGGCTAGAGGCCATACAGACGCGGCTCGGGATCGACCTGGACGACTTCGAACAGGCGGCCTCCGTGCACATCGCACTCCTCGCGCACGATGCGCAACAGGGCTGA
- a CDS encoding aspartate aminotransferase family protein: MPDWLALYYDRPLEITHGEGRHVWDAEGNRYLDFFGGILTTMTAHALPEVTKAVSEQAGRIIHSSTLYLNRPMVELAERVAMLSGIPDARVFFTTSGTEANDTAMLLATTYRQGNTVLAMRNSYHGRSFGAVGMTGNRAWSPTTLSPLQTLYVHGGVRSRGPYADLDDRAFIDACVADLRDLLGQTRPPVALIAEPIQGVGGFTSPPDGLYAAFREVLDEHGILWISDEVQTGWGRTGEHFWGWQAHGRSGPPDIVTFAKGIGNGMSIGGVIARSEIMNCIDANSISTFGGTQITMTAGLANLAYHLEHDLQGNARRVGGLLIELLRAVTAGLPGVREVRGRGLMIGVELVKPGTDQADPAAAAAVLETARANGLLIGKGGGHDTSALRIAPPLTLTVAEAEEGAAILENALRSTY, from the coding sequence ATGCCCGACTGGCTCGCCCTCTACTACGACCGGCCGCTGGAGATCACCCACGGCGAGGGCCGCCACGTCTGGGACGCCGAGGGAAACCGCTACCTGGACTTCTTCGGCGGCATCCTCACCACCATGACCGCGCACGCCCTGCCCGAGGTCACCAAGGCGGTCAGCGAGCAGGCCGGCCGCATCATCCACTCCTCGACCCTCTACCTCAACCGCCCGATGGTCGAACTGGCCGAGCGCGTGGCCATGTTGAGCGGAATCCCGGACGCGCGGGTCTTCTTCACCACCTCCGGCACCGAGGCCAACGACACGGCGATGCTGCTCGCCACCACCTACCGCCAGGGCAACACCGTCCTGGCGATGCGCAACAGCTACCACGGCCGTTCCTTCGGCGCGGTCGGCATGACCGGCAACCGCGCCTGGTCCCCGACCACCCTGTCCCCGCTCCAGACCCTCTACGTGCACGGCGGCGTCCGCAGCCGGGGCCCGTACGCGGACCTCGACGACCGCGCGTTCATCGACGCCTGCGTGGCCGACCTGCGCGACCTCCTCGGCCAGACCCGGCCCCCGGTCGCGCTGATCGCCGAACCCATCCAGGGCGTCGGCGGCTTCACCTCCCCGCCGGACGGCCTGTACGCCGCCTTCCGCGAGGTGCTGGACGAGCACGGCATCCTCTGGATCTCCGACGAGGTCCAGACCGGCTGGGGCCGCACCGGCGAGCATTTCTGGGGCTGGCAGGCACACGGCCGGAGCGGCCCGCCGGACATCGTCACCTTCGCCAAGGGCATCGGCAACGGCATGTCCATCGGCGGGGTGATCGCCCGCTCCGAGATCATGAACTGCATCGACGCCAACAGCATCTCCACCTTCGGCGGCACCCAGATCACCATGACCGCCGGTCTCGCCAACCTCGCCTACCACCTCGAACACGACCTCCAGGGCAACGCCCGCCGGGTCGGCGGCCTGCTCATCGAGCTGCTGCGCGCCGTCACCGCCGGACTGCCCGGCGTCCGCGAGGTGCGCGGCCGGGGCCTGATGATCGGCGTCGAACTGGTGAAGCCGGGCACCGACCAGGCCGATCCGGCCGCAGCGGCCGCCGTACTGGAGACGGCCCGCGCGAACGGCCTGCTCATCGGCAAGGGCGGCGGCCACGACACCAGCGCCCTGCGCATCGCCCCGCCGCTGACGCTCACCGTCGCGGAGGCCGAGGAAGGCGCGGCGATCCTCGAGAACGCGCTGAGGAGCACGTACTAG
- a CDS encoding nitrilase-related carbon-nitrogen hydrolase — protein MANVVRAALVQATWTGDTESMIDKHEEYAREAAAQGAKIIGFQEVFNAPYFCQVQEPEHYRWAEPVPDGPTVSRMRDLAAETGMVIIAPVFEVDGSGFYYNTAAVIDADGSYLGKYRKHHIPQVKGFWEKYYFKPGNLGWPVFDTAVGKVGVYICYDRHFPEGWRQLGLNGAQLVYNPSATHRGLSSHLWQLEQPAAAVANEYFVAAINRVGQEEYGDNDFYGTSYFVDPRGRFVGEVADDKAEELVVRDLDFDLIDEVRQQWAFYRDRRPDTYEGLVNP, from the coding sequence ATGGCCAACGTCGTACGTGCCGCACTGGTTCAGGCCACCTGGACCGGCGACACCGAGTCCATGATCGACAAGCATGAGGAGTACGCCCGCGAGGCGGCGGCCCAGGGCGCGAAGATCATCGGGTTCCAGGAAGTCTTCAACGCCCCCTACTTCTGCCAGGTGCAGGAGCCAGAGCACTACCGCTGGGCGGAACCGGTGCCGGACGGGCCGACCGTGAGCCGGATGCGGGACCTGGCGGCCGAGACCGGCATGGTGATCATCGCCCCGGTCTTCGAGGTCGACGGCTCCGGTTTCTACTACAACACCGCCGCCGTGATCGACGCGGACGGCAGCTACCTGGGCAAGTACCGCAAGCACCACATCCCCCAGGTCAAGGGCTTCTGGGAGAAGTACTACTTCAAACCCGGAAACCTCGGCTGGCCCGTCTTCGACACGGCGGTCGGCAAGGTCGGCGTCTACATCTGCTACGACCGCCACTTCCCCGAGGGCTGGCGCCAACTGGGACTCAACGGAGCCCAGTTGGTCTACAACCCGTCAGCGACCCACCGCGGTCTCTCCTCCCACCTCTGGCAGTTGGAGCAGCCCGCCGCGGCCGTCGCCAACGAGTACTTCGTCGCCGCCATCAACCGCGTCGGCCAGGAGGAGTACGGCGACAACGACTTCTACGGCACCTCGTACTTCGTCGACCCGCGCGGCCGCTTCGTCGGCGAGGTCGCCGACGACAAGGCCGAGGAACTCGTCGTACGCGACCTGGACTTCGACCTCATCGACGAGGTCCGGCAGCAGTGGGCGTTCTACCGCGACCGCCGCCCCGACACCTACGAGGGGCTGGTGAACCCGTGA
- a CDS encoding helix-turn-helix domain-containing protein has translation MVRTPLTPEERERGEQLGRLLREARGARSMTAVAAVAGISAETLRKIETGRAPTPAFFTVAALARALGLSMDELVVRCALVPV, from the coding sequence ATGGTGCGCACCCCCCTGACCCCCGAAGAGCGCGAGCGCGGCGAACAGCTCGGCCGGCTGCTGCGCGAGGCGCGCGGCGCGCGGAGCATGACCGCGGTCGCCGCGGTCGCCGGCATCTCCGCCGAGACCCTCCGCAAGATCGAGACCGGCCGGGCACCGACCCCCGCGTTCTTCACCGTGGCGGCGCTGGCGCGGGCGCTCGGGCTCTCCATGGACGAACTGGTCGTCCGGTGCGCCCTGGTGCCCGTCTGA
- the map gene encoding type I methionyl aminopeptidase: MVELKTDASIEAMYASGQVVGRALTAVRDAADVGVSLRELDEVAREVLREAGATSPFLGYRPSFAPTPFPAVICASVNDAIVHGIPSDYRLRDGDLLSVDCGALLDGWAGDSAISFVVGRPRDEDLTLIDTAERALAAGIGAAVVGNRIGDIAHAIGTVCRAAGYGIPADFGGHGIGRKMHEDPGVPNEGRPGRGMPLRHGMVLAIEPMLIAGGKDDYHPDLDGWTLRTNDASRAAHVEHTVAITDAGPRILTARETARETARQGTAS; this comes from the coding sequence ATGGTTGAACTCAAGACGGACGCCTCCATCGAGGCCATGTACGCGTCGGGCCAGGTCGTCGGGCGTGCCCTGACGGCGGTACGGGACGCGGCCGACGTGGGCGTGAGCCTGCGGGAACTGGACGAGGTGGCACGCGAGGTGCTGCGCGAGGCCGGGGCGACCTCGCCCTTCCTCGGGTACCGGCCCTCCTTCGCCCCGACCCCCTTCCCGGCGGTGATCTGCGCCTCGGTGAACGACGCGATCGTGCACGGCATCCCGAGCGACTACCGCCTGCGCGACGGCGACCTCCTCTCCGTGGACTGCGGCGCGCTGCTGGACGGCTGGGCCGGCGACTCGGCGATCAGCTTCGTGGTCGGACGCCCCCGCGACGAGGACCTGACCCTGATCGACACGGCCGAGCGGGCACTGGCGGCCGGGATCGGGGCGGCCGTCGTCGGCAACCGCATCGGCGACATCGCCCACGCCATCGGCACGGTGTGCCGTGCGGCCGGATACGGCATCCCCGCCGACTTCGGCGGCCACGGCATCGGACGCAAGATGCACGAGGACCCCGGGGTGCCGAACGAGGGCCGTCCCGGCCGGGGCATGCCGCTGCGCCACGGGATGGTCCTGGCGATCGAGCCGATGCTGATCGCCGGCGGCAAGGACGACTACCACCCCGACCTCGACGGCTGGACCCTGCGCACGAACGACGCCTCCCGCGCGGCGCACGTGGAGCACACGGTGGCCATCACGGACGCGGGACCGCGCATCCTCACGGCACGCGAGACGGCACGCGAGACGGCACGGCAGGGCACGGCGTCGTAA
- a CDS encoding DUF998 domain-containing protein: MTRPGSRNWRHLLAPTVWAAIALAVNAALWAPMDTDPELSPLSLTVSDFAALDRGGPIETGMALLGVASLLLLAGMARALPVRGLPSVLLAVWGLGLVVAAVVPTDALTTDLSGSAYVHRYASVTAFVALPAAALLLARRLGPGERRARSIRVLGWAALAGAAVMACSANLGDRELIGLAERALLGCEMVLLGVLALYARAPRAAGPVLPVMPGRREAPEGERLATRGRAGKR, from the coding sequence ATGACACGTCCGGGCAGCCGCAACTGGAGGCACCTTCTCGCGCCCACGGTCTGGGCAGCCATCGCCCTGGCCGTGAACGCGGCCTTGTGGGCGCCCATGGACACCGATCCGGAACTCAGCCCGCTCTCGCTGACCGTCAGCGACTTCGCCGCACTGGACCGGGGCGGCCCGATAGAGACCGGCATGGCCCTGCTGGGCGTGGCCTCGCTGCTGTTGCTGGCGGGGATGGCACGGGCGCTGCCGGTACGCGGGCTGCCCTCGGTGCTGCTGGCGGTCTGGGGGCTCGGTCTGGTCGTCGCCGCCGTGGTGCCCACCGACGCGCTGACCACCGACCTGAGCGGGTCGGCGTACGTCCACCGGTACGCCTCGGTCACCGCGTTCGTGGCACTGCCCGCCGCCGCTCTCCTCCTGGCCCGCCGCCTCGGCCCCGGCGAGCGCCGGGCCCGGTCCATACGCGTGCTGGGGTGGGCCGCGCTGGCCGGGGCCGCGGTGATGGCCTGCTCGGCGAACCTGGGCGACCGGGAGTTGATCGGCCTGGCCGAACGGGCCCTGCTCGGCTGCGAGATGGTCCTGCTCGGGGTGCTCGCCCTGTACGCGCGGGCGCCGCGTGCCGCTGGGCCGGTGCTGCCGGTGATGCCGGGGCGGCGGGAGGCACCCGAGGGGGAGCGCCTGGCCACGCGCGGCCGTGCGGGCAAGCGATGA